The Urbifossiella limnaea nucleotide sequence GCAGTCGGTCGTGGCCCCGCAGGTGGTGCGGATCGGCGACGCGAGGCCGAGCGACCCCGCCGCCCCTGCGCGCACCGTGGACGTGTACTTCGTCGCCTACGGCGACTTCGCCGCGACCGACGACGAGAAGTTTCTCGACCGCCTGACGCGGACAGGGCAGGGGACCGGCACCGGCCGCAGCCTCAGCCCCGCGGACCTGGAGAAGCGGAAGATCATCATTCCCGACCCGAAGCGCGAAGGCTTCGGCCTCGCGGAGTTCGACTTCCTCGAAAAGGTGCGGCTGAAGCTGACCGGCCACGCGGCGTGGAGCAAGACCGCCGATTCGGTCGCCGCCGCGGCCGAGGTCGATCCGCGCTTCACGACCGACGCCGAGTTCCCGAACCAGTGGAAGTCACTGTCGAAGGAAGGCGGGGCGCAGAAGGTCGGCCCGGCGACGCCCTACGGCGGCGCGGGGATGTACCTGAAGATGACGCGGTTGCACGAGCCGGCGGGGGCGATCTTCGTGGAACAGCACGTGGTGTTCGCGGAGCCGGCGGGGTGGTTCGCGGGGGCGAACCTGCTGCGGTCGAAGCTGCCGGCTGCGGTGCAGATCAACGTGCGGGCCATGCGCCGCGAGTGGCTCAAGGGGCGGTAGCGGCCGCCCCCGACTCGACGCGCCCGTCCCGCATGCGCACCACGCGGTCGGCGCGCTCGGCGAGGTCGGCGCTGTGCGTCACCATCACCAGCGTCAGCCCGCGGTGGTGCTGCAGCGTCGTCAGCAGGTCGAGGACGTGGGCCGCGTTCTCCGAGTCCAGGTTCCCGGTCGGCTCGTCGGCCAGCAGCAACGCCGGGTCGTTCGCGAGCGCCCGGGCCAGCGCCACCCGCTGCCGCTCGCCGACGGACAGTTGTCCCGACCGGTGCCCCGCCCGCTTCGACATCCCGACCAGCCCCAGCAACTCGTCCGCCTTCCGCGCGCGGTCCGACGCCCCGAGCGTGCCGCCGAACATCGGCACCTGCACGTTCTCGCGGGCCGTGAGCGTCGGCAGCAGGAAGAACGACTGGAACACGAAGCCGATCTGCCGCGCCCGGAACCGGTCGAGGTCGGCGTGCCGCGTCAGCGACTCGCCGCGGAAGAACACCTCGCCGCGGTCGGGCCGGTCGAGCGCGCCGAGCAGGTTCAGCAGCGTGCTCTTGCCGCAGCCGCTCGGCCCGGTGATGGCGACGAACTCGCCCGCGGCAACGGCGAGGGTTACGCCGTTCAGCGCCCGCACCTGCCCGTCGGGGTACTGCTTGTAGAGGTCGCGCGCCTCGATCAGCGGCTCAGTCATGGCGGATCGCCTCCGTCGGCAGCAGCCGGGCCGCCCGCACAGCCGGGTACAACCCGCCGACGAGGCCGATCAGGACCGTGAGCCCGAACCCGCGGGCGGCCACCGCGGGGGAAACGCCCGGCTCGATGAAGCCGTTCACTTGCGGGAAGCGCGTCAGGAGGTACGTCGCGCCGACGGCCCCGGCGGTGCCCAGCGCCGCCGCCATGACGCCGAGCAGCACCGACTCGCCGAGCACCATGCCGATCACACGCGCCGGCGGCCAGCCGACGGCTCGGAGGATGCCGATCTCCTGCGTCCGCTCGACCACGGACATGATCATCGTGTTCAGCATGCCGATGACGCCGACGACGAGCCCGAGCGCGGACACGAGCCACGACACCGCCCGCAGCATCTTCAGGTGCGACAGGTTGTTGATGTAGCTCTCGGGCCGCTGGGCCGCGAGCCGGGCCGTCGGGTCGGCCGGGTCGCGCAGCGCCTCGATCCCCTTGCGCGCGTCCTCAACCGCGGCGTCGTGGTCGACGTCGGGGGACCGGCGGACGCGGACCGAGAAGCCGGTCACGCGCATCCCGGTGAGCGCCCGCGCGTCTTCGATCGACACGATCGCCGAGCCCTGCTCGAAGATCACCGGGCTGTCGAACACGCCGACCACCTCGTACCGGTTGCTCGGGTCGTCGGGGTCGTCGCGGCCGAACACCACCGTCTCGCCGACGCCCTTGCCGAGGTTCCCCGCGAGTGTGGCGCCGAGCATCACCTTGCGGCGGTCGCCGCCGGCGAGCTTCCGACCCGCCTTCAGGGTGAAGTCGTCGTAGCCGAAGTTGTCGGGCCTCCAGCCCTGGATCATCACCTGGTCGCTGGTGCCGCTCGCCCGCGTCACGTCCACGAGGTTCACGACCCCCTCGGCCACGGCCGCGACGCCGGGCAACTCGCGGGCCTTGTGAACGAACGTCTCGCCGAAGTCGGAGTTAAGCCCGCCCGAGCGGCCGGCCTGCTGCACGATCAGATCGACCCGCCGGCCGTCGAACGCCCGCTCGACGGCCGACTCGATGTTGTGCCCGACGGCCATCATGGCCACGACCGCGGCCACGGCCACGGCCAGCCCGATTACCGTGAGGAGCGTCCGCGTCCGCCGGCGGAGGAGGTTCTTGGCCAGGAAGGTGACGAAGTACACGGGTCAGCCGCCGGTGGGGTGTTCGATCCGCGCCAGGTGCCGCCGCACCGCGTCCGCGAAGCCGGCCGC carries:
- a CDS encoding ABC transporter permease — protein: MYFVTFLAKNLLRRRTRTLLTVIGLAVAVAAVVAMMAVGHNIESAVERAFDGRRVDLIVQQAGRSGGLNSDFGETFVHKARELPGVAAVAEGVVNLVDVTRASGTSDQVMIQGWRPDNFGYDDFTLKAGRKLAGGDRRKVMLGATLAGNLGKGVGETVVFGRDDPDDPSNRYEVVGVFDSPVIFEQGSAIVSIEDARALTGMRVTGFSVRVRRSPDVDHDAAVEDARKGIEALRDPADPTARLAAQRPESYINNLSHLKMLRAVSWLVSALGLVVGVIGMLNTMIMSVVERTQEIGILRAVGWPPARVIGMVLGESVLLGVMAAALGTAGAVGATYLLTRFPQVNGFIEPGVSPAVAARGFGLTVLIGLVGGLYPAVRAARLLPTEAIRHD
- a CDS encoding ABC transporter ATP-binding protein — encoded protein: MTEPLIEARDLYKQYPDGQVRALNGVTLAVAAGEFVAITGPSGCGKSTLLNLLGALDRPDRGEVFFRGESLTRHADLDRFRARQIGFVFQSFFLLPTLTARENVQVPMFGGTLGASDRARKADELLGLVGMSKRAGHRSGQLSVGERQRVALARALANDPALLLADEPTGNLDSENAAHVLDLLTTLQHHRGLTLVMVTHSADLAERADRVVRMRDGRVESGAAATAP